From a single Granulicella aggregans genomic region:
- a CDS encoding family 2A encapsulin nanocompartment shell protein, producing MATNETRRAVGDAAARQLANTTKTAPQLSAITPRWLVQLLSWVPVESGTYRVNRVKNESEIEVVCGSRDERKLPETFVDYEEKPREYTLSAISTIVDVHTRVSDLYSHPHDQIREQLRLTVEKVKERQESELINNADYGLLSNVDPAFKVQTRKGSPTPDDLDELIAKVWKEPAFFLAHPTAIAAFGRECTRRGVPPPTTTMFGSPFLTWRGLPLVPSDKLGIDAAGKTNILLLRTGEKKQGVVGLFQPGLPGEQTPGLSVRFMGIDRNSLASYLVSLYCSAAVLTEDALGVLENVEVGNYYEYK from the coding sequence CTTAGCGCCATCACTCCTCGCTGGCTCGTTCAGCTTCTCTCCTGGGTTCCGGTGGAGTCGGGCACCTATCGCGTCAATCGGGTCAAGAATGAATCGGAGATCGAGGTCGTCTGTGGCTCACGCGATGAGCGCAAGCTGCCTGAGACCTTCGTCGACTATGAGGAGAAACCTCGCGAGTACACGCTGAGCGCAATCTCAACCATCGTGGATGTCCACACGCGCGTCTCAGACCTTTACAGCCATCCGCACGACCAGATCCGCGAGCAGCTGCGGTTGACGGTCGAGAAGGTCAAGGAGCGGCAGGAGAGCGAACTGATCAACAATGCGGACTACGGTCTGTTGAGCAATGTCGATCCAGCCTTTAAGGTGCAGACGCGCAAGGGATCGCCTACGCCCGATGATCTGGATGAGTTGATCGCCAAGGTGTGGAAGGAACCGGCGTTCTTCCTCGCTCACCCCACCGCTATCGCAGCCTTTGGCCGTGAGTGCACCCGCCGCGGAGTTCCTCCGCCAACAACGACCATGTTTGGCTCGCCCTTCCTGACGTGGCGCGGTCTCCCGCTCGTCCCTTCGGACAAGCTGGGCATCGATGCCGCAGGCAAGACCAATATCCTTCTACTGCGCACTGGCGAGAAGAAGCAGGGCGTTGTCGGACTCTTCCAGCCCGGACTCCCCGGCGAGCAGACGCCTGGCCTCTCCGTGCGCTTCATGGGAATCGATCGCAACTCGCTCGCCTCGTACCTGGTGTCGCTGTATTGCTCGGCGGCTGTGCTCACTGAAGACGCGTTGGGCGTGCTCGAGAACGTAGAGGTTGGCAACTACTATGAGTACAAGTGA